The window ATGGTATGGCAATGGCAAGCGTCGCGGTATTGATCAGTCTATCGGTGATGTTGCTGGCACTACGATTTCATTCGCTCAAAACAAAATAAGCGCCAGATCCGTTAGCGGAAATGACGCTTATTGATTGCCGTTGAATGCCAAGCTGTTTTAAACCGGTGACGTCAGGATACAAATACTGGCGTCACCATGACTCGCACAGAGCGGTCAATAGCGGCCTGGCTGCGATAGGCTTAATAGAAATCGCAAGCAGCCGCTTCGGACTGCGCCATCCATACGGGTTTATCGCTGGTTTTCAGCCAGACACGGTGTAAATAGCTGTAAAAACGTGCCCGATCGCGGCGGAACAGCATCACCGGTAACGCCAGCACGCCAATGGCAGCCACGGCGGCGCGACGCAGGAGAATACGGTGCAAGGGATAAGTAGTATAAAGCGACATAACGATCCTCCTCTGGGATAAGCGCCCTGATTCAGCGACGCTCTTCATAACGATAAAATAAGAACTGTGATATTGGTTAAAATTTTACCGCCTTTTCTGAAAGTTTACTACTCATCTGACCAGTAAAAGATGAAATAATCGCCAATTTTTTCACCATTACGTCATTAAGTTACAATAACGTTAAAAATAAACTTACCATTAGTTAATTTATGGTTTTTAGATTGGATCAATTTATTCCCTTCTTTTAATACCCTTTCCTCACCGCAGACGATGTGGTTAATCCCGTAACACGCTCCCTGCTTCCGTCGTCTACTTTTCAGCCCATTTTTATACTTTTTTTACGCCCGCAGACGGGAAATTTGCACCTTCTTTTCCTGCGTTTTCCTACTCTGACGCTGTCTATTTTGTTCTGGAGGTGTGTTGTGACACTTAGCATCGTCTTAGGCGGCCTGCTCGTGCTGCTGCTATTGGCCTATCTGGTCTATGCCTTATTGAAGGCGGAGGAATTCTGATGGCCGCCGACGCTTTTCTACTGATCTTTGGTCTGCTGCTTACCGTGCTGATCGTCGCTCAGCCGTTGGGCAGCGGACAGGCCCGTCTGATTGAGGGCGAAACGGGTACGCTTCTGCAAAAGTTTGAAGCAGGAACGGCGCGCCTTTTCGCTTTAGATACAACAGAGATGCGCTGGCAGCAGTATGCGGCGGCTATTCTGACCCTTAACCTGATCGGCATTGTCGTCCTGTTTATCCTGCTCATGGCGCAGGGAGTTCTGCCGCTTAACCCAGAGAATATGCCGGGGCTGTCGTGGCATTTGGCGCTGAACACGGCAATCAGCTTTGTCACCAACACCAACTGGCAGGCTTACAGCGGCGAAAACACGCTGAGCTACCTGAGCCAGATGGTTGGCCTAACGGTACAAAACTTCCTGTCCGCTGCCAGCGGCATCGCCGTCGCTTTCGCGTTAATCCGCGCGTTTTCCCGTCGCTGCGTCGACACACTGGGCAATGCGTGGCTCGATCTGTTTCGCATCACGCTGTACGTGCTGCTGCCGCTGTCCCTGCTGCTGGCGCTGTTTTTTGTTAGCCAGGGCGTGCTGCAAAACCTGCTGCCTTATCAGCATTTGACCACGCTGGACGGTGCAGCCCAAACGCTGCCGATGGGGCCCGTTGCCTCACAGGAAGCGATTAAACTGCTCGGCACCAACGGCGGCGGTTTCTTTGGTGCCAACTCGGCTCATCCGTTTGAAAACCCGACCGCGCTGAGCAACATCGTACAAATGCTGGCGATCCTGTTGATTCCTACCGCGCTATGCTTCGCTTTTGGTAAAGCCGTCAGCGACAACCGTCAGGGCCATGCACTGCTGTGGGCTATGGGGCTAATTTTTATCGTCGCGGCAGCCGTGGTGATGAAAATGGAGGTCATCGGTAACCCGCATCTGCTGGCATTAGGCGCGGACAGCGCGGCGAATCTGGAAGGCAAAGAGACGCGTTTTGGCGTTCTGACTTCCAGCCTGTATGCCGTTGTCACCACAGCTACCTCGACAGGTGCGGTGAACGCGATGCACGACTCTTTCACGGCGCTTGGCGGCATGGTTCCCATGTGGCTGATGCAGATTGGTGAAGTGGTGTTCGGCGGTGTCGGTTCTGGTCTGTATGGCATGCTGCTGTTCGTTCTTCTGACCGTCTTTATTGCTGGCCTGATGATTGGTCGCTCGCCGGAATATCTGGGCAAAAAGATCGAAGTCTATGAGATGAAGATGACAGCGCTGGCGATTCTGATTCCCCCTGCGTTAGTGCTGCTCGGTACCGCGCTGGCGCTGAGTACGGAAGCCGGACGCAGCGGCATTCTGAACCCCGGCGCGCACGGTTTTAGCGAAGTGCTCTATGCCGTTTCCTCTGCCGCGAATAACAACGGTAGCGCGTTTGCCGGTCTGAGCGTCAACACGCCGTTCTATAACGTGCTGCTCGCTGTCACCATGCTGTTGGGTCGCTTTGCCGTCATGGTGCCTGTGTTGGCTATCGCCGGTTCGCTGGTCGTGAAAAAGCGCCAGCCGGAAAGCAAAGGCTCATTGTCCACCCGCAGTCCGCTGTTTATCGGCATGCTCATCGCCATCGTTCTACTGATTGGCGCACTGACGTTTATCCCTGCACTGGCGTTAGGGCCAGTCGCTGAACATTTACAGTTCGGCCTGACTCACTAAGGCTGGAGACTTTTTATGACTCGTCACACGATGAATCATCAGGCAACACAGGAACCGTCCTCTGCCCAGCAGGGCGAGACTTCCCGCCACGCTGGCAAACGTAAACAGCAAACGCTGTTTGATAGAACATTAATCCGCTCGGCGCTGAAAGATGCGCTGAAGAAACTCGACCCGCGCGTGCAGTGGCGCAACCCGGTCATGTTCGTGGTGTATCTCGGCAGTATGCTGACCACCCTCGTCTGGCTGGCTATTCTGGCCGGTAAAACGGAAGGGAACGCCATGTTTACCGGGCTGGTATCACTCTGGCTGTGGTTTACCGTGCTGTTCGCCAACATGGCCGAGGCGCTGGCGGAAGGCCGCAGCAAAGCACAGGCAAACGCGCTGAAAGGCGTCAAAAAAACCAGTTGGGCGAATAAACTCTCCGCACCGCATCACGATGCCAGTTCGGAATCCGTGCCAGCCGATAGCCTGCGCAAAGGCGATATCGTGCTGGTGAGCGCGGGCGAAACGATCCCATGCGACGGTGAAGTGCTGGAGGGGGGTGCATCCGTCGATGAAAGTGCCATCACCGGGGAATCCGCGCCGGTGATTCGCGAGTCCGGCGGCGATTTCGCTTCCGTCACCGGCGGCACGCGCGTGCTGTCCGACTGGCTGGTGATTCAGTGCAGCGTCAATCCCGGCGAAACGTTCCTTGACCGGATGATTGCGATGGTCGAAGGGGCGCAGCGTCGGAAAACCCCGAACGAAATCGCGCTGACCATTCTGCTGATCGAACTCACGCTCATCTTCCTGCTGGTGACTGCCACACTCTACCCGTTCTCCTGGTTCGGCGTACAAGCGAATCACAGCGGCGATGTCGTCGGCGTGACCGTACTTGTCGCTCTGCTCGTCTGCCTGATCCCCACCACCATCGGCGGCCTACTGTCGGCTATCGGCGTGGCAGGGATGAGCCGAATGCTGGGAGCGAACGTGATTGCCACCAGCGGGCGTGCCGTCGAAGCGGCGGGCGATATTGACGTTCTGTTGCTGGATAAAACCGGCACCATTACGCTGGGCAACCGTCAGGCTTCGGCTTTCCTGCCTGCGCCGGGTGTGACGGAACAGGCACTGGCTGATGCCGCGCGTCTCGCCTCCTTAGCCGATGAAACGCCCGAAGGGCGCAGCATCGTGGTGCTGGCGAAGCAGCGTTTTAATCTGGCAGATCAGGACCTCACATCGCTGGACGCCACCTTTGTTCCCTTTACGGCACAGACACGTATGAGTGGCGTCAATTTCGGCCAGCGCACCATTCGTAAAGGTGCCGTCGATGCCCTGCGCCGCTACATTGAAGCGAACAACGGCGATTTCCCGCATCAGGTAGAAGAAGCAGTATCTAACGTTGCTCGCAGCGGAGGGACACCGCTGGTCGTTGCGGAAGGCAAGCGCGTGCTTGGCGTGGTGGAACTGAAAGACATCGTAAAAAGCGGCATCAAAGCGCGCTTTGCCGAGCTGCGCAGTATGGGAATCAAAACCGTGATGATCACCGGCGACAACCCGCTCACGGCGGCGGCGATTGCCGCAGAAGCCGGCGTCGATGATTTTCTGGCGGAAGCCACACCGGAAACCAAGCTGGCGCTGATTCGCCAGTATCAGGCCGAAGGTCGACTGGTCGCGATGACTGGCGATGGCACTAACGATGCCCCCGCGCTGGCGCAGGCAGACGTGGCGGTGGCAATGAACTCCGGCACGCAGGCCGCAAAGGAAGCGGGCAACATGGTTGATTTGGACTCCAACCCAACCAAGCTGATTGAGGTCGTACACATCGGCAAGCAGATGCTGATGACGCGTGGCTCGCTGACGACGTTCAGTATCGCCAACGACGTGGCGAAATATTTCGCCATTATCCCAGCCGCCTTTGCTGCCACCTACCCGCAGCTCAATGCGCTAAACGTGATGCAGTTGCACTCCCCCACCTCGGCCATGCTGTCGGCGGTGATCTTCAATGCGCTGATTATTGTATTTCTGATCCCGCTGGCGCTCAAAGGGATTAGCTATCGCCCCATGAGCGCCGCGGCACAGTTAAGCCGCAATCTGTGGATTTATGGTCTTGGCGGGCTGCTGGTGCCGTTCCTCGGTATCAAGCTTATTGATATGTTGCTGACTGGGCTGAATCTGGCTTAAG is drawn from Pectobacterium aroidearum and contains these coding sequences:
- a CDS encoding YbfA family protein, which translates into the protein MSLYTTYPLHRILLRRAAVAAIGVLALPVMLFRRDRARFYSYLHRVWLKTSDKPVWMAQSEAAACDFY
- the kdpF gene encoding K(+)-transporting ATPase subunit F, which gives rise to MTLSIVLGGLLVLLLLAYLVYALLKAEEF
- the kdpA gene encoding potassium-transporting ATPase subunit KdpA, translated to MAADAFLLIFGLLLTVLIVAQPLGSGQARLIEGETGTLLQKFEAGTARLFALDTTEMRWQQYAAAILTLNLIGIVVLFILLMAQGVLPLNPENMPGLSWHLALNTAISFVTNTNWQAYSGENTLSYLSQMVGLTVQNFLSAASGIAVAFALIRAFSRRCVDTLGNAWLDLFRITLYVLLPLSLLLALFFVSQGVLQNLLPYQHLTTLDGAAQTLPMGPVASQEAIKLLGTNGGGFFGANSAHPFENPTALSNIVQMLAILLIPTALCFAFGKAVSDNRQGHALLWAMGLIFIVAAAVVMKMEVIGNPHLLALGADSAANLEGKETRFGVLTSSLYAVVTTATSTGAVNAMHDSFTALGGMVPMWLMQIGEVVFGGVGSGLYGMLLFVLLTVFIAGLMIGRSPEYLGKKIEVYEMKMTALAILIPPALVLLGTALALSTEAGRSGILNPGAHGFSEVLYAVSSAANNNGSAFAGLSVNTPFYNVLLAVTMLLGRFAVMVPVLAIAGSLVVKKRQPESKGSLSTRSPLFIGMLIAIVLLIGALTFIPALALGPVAEHLQFGLTH
- the kdpB gene encoding potassium-transporting ATPase subunit KdpB, whose product is MTRHTMNHQATQEPSSAQQGETSRHAGKRKQQTLFDRTLIRSALKDALKKLDPRVQWRNPVMFVVYLGSMLTTLVWLAILAGKTEGNAMFTGLVSLWLWFTVLFANMAEALAEGRSKAQANALKGVKKTSWANKLSAPHHDASSESVPADSLRKGDIVLVSAGETIPCDGEVLEGGASVDESAITGESAPVIRESGGDFASVTGGTRVLSDWLVIQCSVNPGETFLDRMIAMVEGAQRRKTPNEIALTILLIELTLIFLLVTATLYPFSWFGVQANHSGDVVGVTVLVALLVCLIPTTIGGLLSAIGVAGMSRMLGANVIATSGRAVEAAGDIDVLLLDKTGTITLGNRQASAFLPAPGVTEQALADAARLASLADETPEGRSIVVLAKQRFNLADQDLTSLDATFVPFTAQTRMSGVNFGQRTIRKGAVDALRRYIEANNGDFPHQVEEAVSNVARSGGTPLVVAEGKRVLGVVELKDIVKSGIKARFAELRSMGIKTVMITGDNPLTAAAIAAEAGVDDFLAEATPETKLALIRQYQAEGRLVAMTGDGTNDAPALAQADVAVAMNSGTQAAKEAGNMVDLDSNPTKLIEVVHIGKQMLMTRGSLTTFSIANDVAKYFAIIPAAFAATYPQLNALNVMQLHSPTSAMLSAVIFNALIIVFLIPLALKGISYRPMSAAAQLSRNLWIYGLGGLLVPFLGIKLIDMLLTGLNLA